One Pseudorhodoplanes sinuspersici DNA segment encodes these proteins:
- a CDS encoding amidinotransferase yields the protein MLERTTQNVKWDQPSGEPEVCPVNSHNEWDPLEEIIVGRLEGAVVPSAHPVVSCNMPGWAGRLQKLVAGFRFPQLMIEPAQRELDHFVHVLEKLGVIVRRPDAVDHKKKFGTPEWSSRGFCNSCPRDSMLVIGDEIIETPMAWPCRYFDTHSYRAILKDYFRRGARWTSAPKPELTDDLFDPDFRLPEKGEPLRYILTEFEPVFDAADFVRCGRDLLVTRSNVTNLSGIEWLRRHLGPDYRIHEIESRCPNPMHIDTTLLPLAPGKLLVNPEYVDVSLLPDIFKSWDVLTAPEPEPIKNEKLLEITSMCGRWLSMNILMVDQKRAIVDPHHQGMVRALEQWGFETIPVPFLHYAAFGGAYHCATLDVRRRGTLQSYF from the coding sequence ATGCTCGAGCGCACCACGCAGAATGTCAAATGGGACCAGCCATCGGGTGAGCCAGAGGTTTGCCCGGTCAATTCCCATAACGAATGGGATCCGCTGGAAGAGATTATTGTCGGACGGCTTGAGGGTGCTGTGGTTCCGTCCGCCCATCCGGTGGTCTCTTGCAATATGCCGGGATGGGCCGGCCGGCTGCAAAAGCTCGTCGCGGGATTTCGCTTTCCGCAGCTCATGATCGAGCCGGCACAGCGGGAGCTTGATCATTTCGTCCATGTGCTGGAAAAGCTCGGTGTGATCGTGCGTCGTCCCGACGCAGTCGATCACAAGAAAAAATTCGGCACGCCGGAATGGTCATCGCGCGGATTCTGCAATTCCTGCCCGCGCGACTCGATGCTGGTGATCGGCGATGAGATCATCGAGACGCCGATGGCGTGGCCGTGCCGATATTTCGATACCCATTCCTATCGGGCGATCCTGAAGGATTATTTCCGGCGTGGCGCCCGCTGGACCTCGGCGCCCAAGCCGGAACTGACTGACGATCTGTTCGATCCCGATTTTCGGCTGCCGGAGAAGGGCGAGCCGCTGCGTTACATCCTGACGGAGTTCGAGCCAGTGTTTGACGCAGCCGACTTCGTGCGCTGCGGCCGCGATCTTCTGGTAACGCGGAGCAATGTCACAAACCTTTCAGGCATCGAATGGCTGAGACGCCATCTTGGCCCGGATTATCGTATCCATGAAATCGAAAGCCGCTGCCCCAATCCAATGCATATCGATACGACGCTCTTGCCGCTGGCGCCGGGAAAGCTGCTGGTGAATCCGGAATACGTCGACGTCAGTCTTTTGCCGGATATTTTCAAGTCCTGGGACGTCCTGACCGCGCCTGAGCCGGAGCCGATCAAGAACGAGAAGCTGCTCGAAATCACATCGATGTGTGGGCGATGGCTGAGCATGAACATCTTAATGGTCGACCAGAAACGGGCGATCGTCGATCCGCATCACCAAGGCATGGTTCGTGCGCTTGAGCAGTGGGGGTTTGAAACCATTCCTGTGCCTTTTCTGCATTACGCTGCATTTGGCGGTGCGTATCACTGCGCAACCCTCGACGTGCGCCGCCGCGGGACTCTGCAATCCTATTTCTGA
- a CDS encoding IclR family transcriptional regulator, whose protein sequence is MSKIVDRTLDFIELFAAERRPLSLSDISRLLNIPASSCHDVLRALLARGYLYEIGQRAGFYPTVRLFDLAKVITDHDPILQRADILLRKARDTIDESVSLAKAGKSTANYLLVFEPTHPLRFMVRVGSTVRSLHATSAGKAFLGSLPPDKFEAYLKTAKLTPMTPKTIRTKAELREDIERSQRQGYFLNREESVEDATTVSALFRWNGADYIVTIAGPSSRMAGKLDQAIKLTLDTCRALGGND, encoded by the coding sequence ATGTCGAAGATTGTCGACCGGACTCTCGATTTCATCGAACTGTTTGCGGCCGAACGCCGGCCGTTATCGTTGTCCGATATTTCCCGGTTGCTCAATATCCCGGCTTCGAGCTGTCACGACGTGTTACGCGCATTGCTGGCGCGTGGCTACCTTTATGAGATCGGCCAGCGCGCCGGGTTTTATCCGACGGTTCGGCTGTTCGATCTGGCGAAGGTGATCACCGATCACGATCCGATCCTGCAGCGCGCCGACATCCTGTTGCGGAAGGCCCGTGACACGATCGACGAATCGGTATCGCTGGCGAAAGCCGGAAAATCGACCGCGAATTATCTTCTCGTGTTCGAGCCGACGCATCCACTGCGCTTCATGGTCCGTGTCGGCAGCACTGTGCGAAGTCTGCATGCGACATCGGCCGGCAAGGCCTTTCTCGGTAGCCTACCGCCGGACAAGTTCGAAGCCTATCTGAAGACTGCCAAGTTGACGCCGATGACGCCGAAGACCATCCGCACCAAAGCGGAACTGCGGGAGGACATTGAGCGGTCGCAACGCCAAGGCTATTTTCTCAATCGCGAGGAGAGCGTCGAGGATGCGACCACGGTCTCGGCCCTCTTCCGCTGGAATGGTGCCGACTACATCGTCACCATCGCGGGGCCAAGTTCTCGCATGGCCGGCAAGCTCGATCAGGCGATCAAGTTGACGCTCGACACCTGCCGCGCGCTTGGCGGCAACGATTAA
- a CDS encoding acyl-CoA dehydrogenase family protein, with product MKTFDSLCNTPERREIRDAIRAICDRFGDDYWLEKDRTHSFPHEFAKAMADGGWLGIAMPEDYGGAGLGVTEAAIMMQEVAHSAGVFAACSTIHINIFGLHSIVKHGTDEQKKKWLPSIIDGSSRTCFGVTEPDAGLDTSKIKTRAVLKGDHYIVNGQKIWTSTAQQADKIVLLARTVPIEECKKPTDGLTLFYTDFDRSRIEVREIPKMGRHAVNSNQTFYDNLEVPVEHRIGEDGKGFRYILDSLNPERILNAAEAVGIGRRALEKAVAYAGERVVFGRPIGQNQSIQHPLAESWSELLAGELMTLHAAELYDSGQPCGAQANAAKYFAADACFKATDRAVRTHGGMGYAAEFHVERYFRESVVVRLAPVSREMVLNYIAERELGLPKSY from the coding sequence GTGAAGACCTTCGATTCCTTGTGTAATACGCCGGAAAGGCGCGAAATCCGCGATGCGATCCGCGCAATCTGCGATCGCTTCGGCGATGACTATTGGCTGGAGAAGGATCGCACGCATTCCTTCCCGCATGAATTTGCAAAGGCCATGGCCGATGGCGGCTGGCTCGGCATCGCCATGCCGGAGGACTACGGCGGCGCGGGGCTTGGCGTCACTGAAGCGGCAATCATGATGCAGGAGGTCGCGCATTCGGCTGGCGTGTTTGCGGCGTGCTCGACCATTCACATCAACATTTTCGGTCTGCATTCGATCGTCAAGCACGGCACCGACGAGCAGAAAAAGAAATGGCTGCCGTCCATCATCGATGGGTCGTCGCGTACCTGTTTCGGCGTCACCGAGCCGGATGCCGGCCTTGATACCTCGAAGATCAAGACGCGGGCCGTGTTGAAAGGCGACCATTACATCGTCAACGGCCAGAAGATCTGGACCTCGACCGCGCAGCAGGCTGACAAGATCGTGTTGCTCGCGCGCACGGTGCCGATCGAGGAATGCAAGAAGCCGACCGATGGCCTGACGCTGTTCTATACCGATTTCGACCGCTCCAGGATCGAGGTGCGCGAAATCCCGAAGATGGGCCGCCACGCGGTCAATTCAAACCAGACCTTCTATGACAATCTCGAAGTGCCGGTGGAGCATCGCATCGGCGAGGATGGCAAGGGCTTCCGCTACATCCTCGATAGCCTCAATCCCGAGCGCATCCTCAACGCGGCAGAAGCGGTGGGCATCGGCCGCCGTGCGCTGGAGAAGGCTGTGGCCTATGCCGGTGAACGCGTGGTGTTTGGCCGGCCGATCGGCCAGAACCAGTCGATCCAGCATCCTTTGGCGGAAAGCTGGTCGGAGCTTCTTGCCGGCGAGTTGATGACGCTGCATGCGGCGGAGCTTTACGATTCCGGTCAGCCTTGCGGTGCGCAGGCGAATGCCGCGAAATATTTCGCCGCCGATGCCTGCTTCAAGGCGACCGATCGCGCAGTGCGTACGCATGGCGGCATGGGTTATGCCGCCGAATTCCATGTCGAGCGTTATTTCCGCGAATCGGTGGTCGTGCGTCTTGCGCCGGTCTCGCGCGAGATGGTGCTGAATTACATCGCCGAGCGCGAGCTTGGCTTGCCAAAGTCGTACTAG
- a CDS encoding LVIVD repeat-containing protein: MSACRHPWIVLSVCCTASLALNTPLLAQTQKVGDPPEANNMRLVGHNDLQARSAYQPTIHKQGDRYIAYIGHHGGTDAVPAPVNPLTNQNEFNGTSIIDVTDPANPKYLKHLPGTKGNYENGGGQMVRVCDGKMLPKGDPNAVYMLRVFGNEAHEIWNVVDPANPKLIVRLGGLKNTHKNWWECDTGIAFLVSGVDGWRTRRMTEVYDLSDPAKPVKIRDFGLPGQEPGATGPVPTELHGPISTGPAGNRVYFGYGTNKGGILQIVDREKLINGPKEPTPANLRYPEIGRLEMLPLTGAHTTFPMLKMPIAEFARDKDGKTRDIVMLVNESLVNECQEARQMVWFVDTTVETRPMVISSYTAPEASGNFCQRGGRFGAHSSNESMAPVYYKKFAFISFFNAGVRAIDIRDPYHPKEIGYFIPAITEATDKRCAKVDGQDRCKVAIQTNNVETDDRGYIYIVDRANTGMHILELTGEARKTAGLP; this comes from the coding sequence ATGAGCGCATGCCGTCATCCGTGGATTGTCTTGTCAGTCTGCTGCACTGCATCACTTGCGTTGAACACACCGCTTCTCGCTCAGACGCAGAAAGTCGGCGATCCTCCTGAAGCCAATAACATGCGGCTGGTGGGACACAATGATCTGCAGGCGCGCAGTGCCTATCAGCCGACGATACACAAACAGGGCGATCGCTACATTGCCTATATCGGACACCATGGTGGCACAGACGCCGTTCCTGCTCCGGTCAATCCGCTGACGAACCAGAATGAATTCAACGGCACCTCGATCATCGACGTCACCGATCCGGCCAATCCGAAATATCTGAAGCATCTGCCCGGCACGAAGGGCAATTACGAAAATGGTGGCGGCCAGATGGTGCGGGTCTGCGACGGCAAGATGTTGCCGAAAGGCGATCCGAATGCTGTCTACATGCTGCGTGTGTTCGGCAATGAAGCGCATGAGATCTGGAATGTCGTTGATCCCGCCAACCCTAAGCTCATCGTCCGGCTTGGCGGCCTGAAGAACACGCACAAGAATTGGTGGGAATGCGACACCGGCATTGCGTTTCTCGTGTCGGGCGTTGATGGCTGGCGCACGCGGCGCATGACCGAGGTCTATGATCTCAGTGATCCAGCAAAACCCGTGAAGATCCGCGATTTCGGATTGCCGGGACAGGAGCCAGGCGCCACAGGACCAGTGCCGACCGAACTGCATGGACCGATCTCGACCGGGCCTGCTGGCAATCGCGTCTATTTTGGTTATGGCACCAACAAGGGCGGCATCTTGCAGATCGTCGATCGCGAAAAGCTCATCAACGGTCCGAAAGAGCCGACGCCGGCCAACTTGCGTTATCCGGAAATCGGCCGGCTAGAAATGCTGCCGCTCACTGGCGCGCATACGACCTTCCCGATGCTGAAAATGCCGATTGCCGAATTTGCCAGGGACAAGGACGGCAAGACACGCGACATCGTCATGCTGGTCAACGAGTCGCTGGTGAACGAATGCCAGGAAGCACGCCAGATGGTGTGGTTCGTCGATACGACGGTCGAAACGCGGCCAATGGTGATCTCGAGCTACACCGCGCCGGAAGCGAGTGGCAATTTCTGTCAGCGCGGCGGCCGGTTCGGCGCGCATTCATCGAATGAGAGCATGGCGCCGGTCTATTACAAGAAGTTCGCGTTCATCTCCTTCTTCAATGCCGGAGTGCGCGCGATCGATATACGCGATCCTTATCATCCCAAGGAGATTGGATACTTCATTCCGGCGATCACCGAGGCCACCGACAAACGTTGCGCCAAGGTGGATGGGCAGGACCGCTGCAAGGTCGCGATCCAGACGAACAATGTCGAGACCGATGACCGCGGCTATATCTACATCGTCGATCGCGCCAATACCGGAATGCATATTCTGGAATTGACAGGGGAGGCTCGCAAGACGGCTGGGCTGCCTTAG
- a CDS encoding complex I NDUFA9 subunit family protein, with protein MNFLQTFAVFGGTGFLGRRVVRHLARQHKVRVISRHSEQGRDTSREEARIEPVQADVNDGASVRSAVTGAIGVVNAVSLYVEHGGQTFRSVHGDAAARVARISRECGVSRLVHVSGVGADSRSRSPYIRSRGEGEKAVRAAFPAATIVRPCVMFGPDDAFLTPLVGLLRKSPVLPLFGRGRTLLQPSHVDDVAEAIARILDTPKPAAIYEFGGPDILSYEDLLRTIATHIGVKRVFLPMPFAAWHALAFFSEMLPQPLITRNQVELMKIDNIASSQFPGFRDFGIEPQDIGHVAAAIG; from the coding sequence GTGAATTTCTTGCAGACCTTCGCAGTCTTTGGCGGGACTGGCTTCCTGGGCCGACGCGTTGTTCGACACCTCGCGAGGCAGCACAAGGTGCGCGTGATTTCGCGTCATTCCGAACAGGGCCGGGACACCTCCCGCGAGGAGGCGCGCATCGAGCCGGTGCAGGCCGATGTCAACGATGGCGCCTCGGTCCGCTCGGCGGTCACGGGCGCAATCGGCGTTGTCAATGCTGTGAGTTTGTATGTCGAGCATGGTGGCCAGACCTTCCGCTCAGTCCATGGCGATGCAGCCGCTCGCGTTGCACGAATATCGCGGGAGTGCGGCGTTAGCCGGCTCGTGCACGTCTCGGGCGTCGGAGCAGATTCTCGTTCGCGCTCCCCTTACATCAGGAGCCGCGGCGAAGGCGAGAAAGCTGTGCGCGCCGCTTTCCCTGCCGCGACAATCGTACGTCCCTGCGTGATGTTCGGACCCGATGACGCATTTCTCACGCCTTTGGTCGGACTGTTGCGAAAATCGCCGGTGCTGCCGCTGTTTGGGCGTGGCCGAACCTTGCTGCAGCCGAGTCACGTCGACGATGTTGCCGAAGCGATTGCGCGCATACTCGACACTCCGAAGCCGGCGGCGATCTACGAATTCGGCGGACCGGATATATTGAGCTATGAAGACTTGCTGCGCACCATTGCAACACACATCGGAGTGAAACGCGTCTTCCTTCCGATGCCGTTCGCGGCATGGCATGCCCTTGCCTTCTTCTCGGAAATGCTCCCTCAGCCTCTCATCACGCGAAACCAGGTTGAACTTATGAAGATCGACAACATCGCGTCCTCGCAATTCCCAGGATTCCGCGATTTCGGCATTG
- a CDS encoding CaiB/BaiF CoA transferase family protein — protein sequence MRSEGGAISASGSQKASGPLAGVRVIDLTTVVMGPSATQILGDLGADVIKVESAGGDSMRWVGPNRSDGMGPLYLQANRNKRSVVLDLKNAKDREALLSLVSDADVFVSNMRPQAMARLGLGYDAISAVNPEIIYCLAVGYGSDGPNAGQAVYDDLTQAACGIAGLFGAIDGVPRYAPVNICDRVVGLYLAISIISALHHRAVTGEGQEIEVPMLETMVQFVLADHMGGGAFVPPLGDMGYKRLMSRVRGPYPTKDGHLALVVYTDKHWRAFSAMIGQPDLLDTDPRFKTQETRTQYAEDMGRYLEQYLPQKTTGEWIAALRAADIPAYAVNRLEGLFEDPHLKAVKLFQEMDHPTEGRLKTARFPVKFSKTPASIRRLAPNLGEHTDEIFPGRAKDVTSKKMSEKIEE from the coding sequence GTGAGGTCTGAAGGCGGTGCCATATCGGCGTCCGGCTCGCAAAAGGCGTCCGGTCCGTTGGCTGGCGTGCGCGTTATCGATCTGACGACCGTCGTGATGGGGCCATCTGCGACGCAAATCCTCGGCGATCTCGGCGCCGACGTCATCAAGGTGGAATCCGCCGGCGGCGATTCCATGCGCTGGGTGGGTCCCAACCGCAGCGACGGCATGGGGCCGCTCTATCTGCAGGCCAATCGCAACAAGCGCAGCGTCGTGCTCGACTTGAAGAACGCGAAGGATCGCGAGGCGCTGCTGTCGCTCGTGTCCGATGCGGATGTGTTCGTCTCCAACATGCGGCCGCAGGCGATGGCACGGCTTGGCCTCGGTTATGACGCTATCAGCGCGGTGAATCCGGAGATCATCTACTGCCTCGCGGTCGGTTATGGCTCCGACGGGCCGAATGCCGGCCAGGCCGTTTATGACGACCTCACGCAGGCGGCCTGCGGCATCGCCGGCTTGTTCGGCGCGATCGATGGCGTGCCGCGCTATGCGCCGGTGAATATCTGCGATCGCGTTGTCGGTCTCTATCTCGCCATTTCGATCATCAGCGCGCTGCATCATCGCGCTGTCACCGGCGAAGGCCAGGAGATCGAGGTGCCGATGCTGGAGACGATGGTGCAATTTGTCCTCGCCGATCACATGGGTGGTGGTGCTTTCGTGCCACCGCTCGGGGACATGGGCTACAAACGGCTGATGTCGCGCGTCCGTGGGCCTTATCCGACAAAGGACGGTCATCTTGCGCTGGTCGTTTACACTGACAAACATTGGCGCGCCTTTTCGGCGATGATCGGCCAACCTGATCTGCTTGACACCGATCCACGCTTCAAGACGCAGGAAACACGCACGCAATATGCCGAGGATATGGGGCGGTATCTCGAACAATATCTGCCGCAGAAGACGACCGGCGAATGGATCGCGGCTTTGCGCGCTGCCGATATTCCGGCGTATGCGGTGAATCGGCTTGAGGGTTTGTTCGAAGACCCGCATCTGAAAGCCGTGAAGCTGTTTCAGGAAATGGATCATCCGACCGAAGGCCGGCTGAAGACTGCGCGTTTCCCGGTGAAATTCTCAAAGACGCCGGCATCGATCCGGCGCCTTGCGCCCAATCTCGGCGAACATACCGACGAGATTTTTCCTGGCCGCGCCAAGGACGTAACCAGCAAAAAGATGTCGGAAAAGATCGAGGAATAA